The genomic segment AAAGGTCATTGATGACACCAACCTGAACCGCATGAACCTTGAAAGCGAGATTGAAGCCCTCAAGGAAGAGCTCATCTTCCTCAAGAAGAACCATGACAATGTGAGTACACATCTGGCACATTTGGACATCTGGAAACTGTGTCTTATGGGCGTTGCTTTAAGACATATTTTATGGTCTTTCCACCCAACAGGAGGTAATGGAGCTTCGTAACCAGGTCTCCCTGTCAGGAGTGCAGGTGGATGTTGATGCTCCTAAGGGTCAGGATATTGCCCAGATCATGGAGGAGATGAGAGCCAAGTACGAGAAGATGGCTCTGAAGAACCAGGAGGAGTTGAAGGCCTGGCACGAATCTCAGGTATATTCCAAAAGACAATCATTTTCTTGCAATCAAGTCTTGCTAAACACTGTTACGATGCCTTTGTTTTGGGGctaatgtgacattttttcctctctctagATCACAGAGATTCAGGTACAAGTCACACAGAACACAGAAGCCCTCCAGGGTGCTCGTACAGAAGTCAACGAACTTCGCAGACAAATTCAGACATTGGAGATCGAGTTGGAGTCACAGAGGAACCTGGTGAGTTTGTCTTCTTGTACCATTTTCCATTTGGTCTTTTCAATCCTTTAATCATATTTAgctgtatttttttcatgtctTGAATTTGTCTTGAGGCTCAAACCTAACTCCTGGGTTCTCTTTGCTTCATTCTCCAGAAAGGATCCCTGGAGGCCACCCTGAGGGATACAGAAATGCGTTACAACATGGAGATCGAGAGTCTCAACACCATCGTCATGCAACTGGAGTCTGAGCTCACAAAACTGCGCAACAACATCCAACACCAGACACAGGAGTACGAGGCTCTGCTGAACATCAAGATGAAGCTGGAGGCAGAAATTGCCACCTACAGGAGGCTTCTCGACGGTGGAGACTTCAAGTAAGTCTTCTTCTGAAAAGCATGCAAAGTTTGCACAGCAGTTAACCATTTGTGTAGCTTTGTTTTAAAACTTAGTGGCTAGATTTGCTGGAGTATTTGTTTTGTGCGGTTGGTAACAAGCATGTTTTCTCCTGCAGGCTCCAGGATGCTCTTGACGAGCAAAAGAAGGTTAAAGTGATGACGGTCACGCAGACGCTGGTGGATGGGAAGGTGGTGTCTTCAAGCACAGAGACCAAAGAGAGGAATCTTTGAACATCAAATTTCAGATCAACCTCCACAACACATCAGAAAAACCTTATGGGCCAATGATAAAATGATCTAAAGACAGGTTGGACTTAACACATTAGATATTTATTTAGTCCGAAGTGCCTTATTGTAAGGGTCTCAGAGCACATATGCAATGAGATTTAACTAGAACATTCCAACActaatttaaaacaacaaatgtAACACTTTAATGACTATTAATAGCCAAAAAAGACTGAAAGTCAAAGAACACTATTGAAactttattacatatttttgtaaTGATAATGATTGTTTATGCCGAATCATTGATTGTCCCATTTCGTTTCTATGCTGTGTTGTTGTCATCATGTCTTGTCTTTTCCAATAAAAGATGACACTTTTATCAAATCTTTGCATTCTGCTTCTGTCATTTAAGTTATATGACAACATTGCTAACAATCTGATGAAAGATAGT from the Ctenopharyngodon idella isolate HZGC_01 chromosome 22, HZGC01, whole genome shotgun sequence genome contains:
- the krt18a.1 gene encoding keratin, type I cytoskeletal 18, whose protein sequence is MSMRTSYSVRSSTSQVPMSQMSIKRSTNVPTYRAASIYGGAGGQGTRISSASYQGVRSGMGLPSMSSSIHVSATGATGEIMGNEKMAMQNLNDRLASYLEKVRFLEQANSKLEVKIREALEKRGPDVHDYSRFQPIVDELRKKIFDATTNNARLVLQIDNARLAADDFRVKYESELSIRQGVEADIAGLRKVIDDTNLNRMNLESEIEALKEELIFLKKNHDNEVMELRNQVSLSGVQVDVDAPKGQDIAQIMEEMRAKYEKMALKNQEELKAWHESQITEIQVQVTQNTEALQGARTEVNELRRQIQTLEIELESQRNLKGSLEATLRDTEMRYNMEIESLNTIVMQLESELTKLRNNIQHQTQEYEALLNIKMKLEAEIATYRRLLDGGDFKLQDALDEQKKVKVMTVTQTLVDGKVVSSSTETKERNL